GCAACCGGCGAATTCGTTTCGAGTGACGTTGCCGAACAGACAGACCAGGTTCTGAAGAATCTCTCGGCAGTGCTCGAGGCGGCCGGTTCGAGCTTGAACGATGTTGTGAAAACGACGGTGTTTCTGGCGGATATGGGCGATTTCGGCGCGATGAACGAAGTTTACGGGAAGTATTTCAGCGACAACAAACCGGCGCGTGCGACCGTTCAGGCCGCGCGTCTGCCGCGTGATGCGCGGGTCGAGATCGAGTGCGTCGCGACGGCCTAATGCGGTCGATTCCCGGGGGCCGAAAAGGAAATGCCAGACACTCTGAGAGCGCCTGGCAACCAAACTAAGAGATTGAATCTCAAAGATTTACGCAGCTTTGACAATTTTGCCGGACTTAATGCAGCGGGTGCAAACTTTCTTGCGACCGTTGCCACCGGTGGGCAACTGAACGCGGATCGATTGCAGATTCGGATTAAATCGGCGACGGGTTTTGTTGTTAGCGTGTGAAACGTTGTTTCCGAATTGCGGACCTTTTCCGCAGACATCGCATCGTTTTGCCATAAAAATTAAAAGCCTCCAAAAGTATTATACCGGGGTACAGAAAGTTGAGTTATTTGTGAAAACTCAAAAACAAATTTTATAACAAATGTCTTAAGGTTTAGTCAAGCAATGATACAAACAGTTTATTTTGAAGGAGTAAAAGCCACAGTGCGAAAAGCTAATTTTACTATTCTGAGTGTTGCCGTTTTGGCAGTGCTCGCTCTGACCGGATGTCCGGGCGGCCCCGGCAACAACAACGCCGGCACGACTGGCGGAATCGATCCTAACGAAGCCGCGGCGACCGTCAACGGCAAGGTCATCAAGCTCGAGGAAGTCGAACGGCTTCTTAAACAGCAAGCTCAGGGACAGGAAGGGAAGCTTTCCCCGCTCGAACTTGCGGGCGCCCGTCTTCAGATCCTGCAGGAACTGATCCAGCAGGAAGTTATGTTCCAGAAAGCTGAGAAAGAAGGAACCGTGCCGACCGAAGATGAAATCACCGGCGAATACAACAAGGCCAAAACGCAGAGCGGAATGTCGGCCGAGCAATGGGACAAGATGCTCAAGGACAACGGCCAGACCGAAGCGACCGCTCGGGAAGCCGTCAAGAAAAAGATCGCGACCGACAAGCTTGTCGAAAAAGTGACCGGGAAGATCGATGCGCCGAAGGACAGCGAGATCGAAGCGTTCTTCAACGGCAACAAGGAGAGCTTCAAGAACAAACGCGGCGCACAGCTGGCGGCAATCGTCATCGACCCGGCAGACGTTGGCCAGGGCGACACAACGAAGAACGAAGTCGAAGCGAATCAGAAGGCCAAGGAAGTCGGTCAGCGCGTGCTGTCCGGGGCGGATTTCGCAACCGTCGCCAGGGAAAGCAGTGAAGAGTCGAACACCCGTCTGAGCGGCGGCGATTGGCGCTATTTCACCGAAGAAGAAATGAAGCAAGCGTTCGGCGCGAACGTCGCGGATTACGTGATGAACAAGATGCAGAACGGCCAGGTGATCCCTTCAGCGATTCCGTTTGAAGGCAAGATCCTGATCGTAAAACTGCAGCGCAAGCAGGAAAAGGACGAGGACCGGACGCTCGATAGTCCGGACGTCCGCACCGAGATCACGAATTACCTGATCAATTCGCGCAAGCAACTGCTCGCCGCGTCTTATCAGGCGATCGCGATGAACGAAGCGAAGATCGTCAACAATCTGGCCCAGAAAGTGGTCGCGAATCCGAACGATCTGAGCGGCGCGCGTCCGGCTTCATCGGAAACTCCGGCGCCGGCAAACACGAACACGAATACGAATTCGAACGTTTCGAACGTCAATGCCTCGAATACGAAAGCGAACGTCAAGCCCGCGGCCAACACCGCCAAGTCGAACACGAATAAGTAGAAAGGTGAAAAGTGAGAGCTGAGAACGAATCGCGTTCGCTCAGCCCGTGAACCTCGATTCCGCCGTCGCGAATCAGCGCCGGGGATTAAGAAAGCCAAGTGGGAACTGAACGGTGGGTGATTATTCTCACTTCTCAGTTCTCACTTCTTACTTTTAGTTTCGAATTTTCTTTTATGCTCTTCCGTTTGTCCGACGTTTACAAAGGTTACAGCGCCCGCGAGATTCTGCGCGGCGTTTCGTTTCAGGTAAACAAGAACGAGAAGATCGGACTCGTCGGAAGAAACGGTGCCGGGAAAACGACGGTCTTCAAGCTCGTTACGGGTGAAGAAGCGGCCGATAGCGGGGAAGTCATCAAGATCAACGGCCTGACCGTCGGACTTCTCGCGCAGCACGTCGATTTTCACGATTCGGACACCGTTCACACATCCGCACTTTCAGCGTTTCAGAAGATCCACGACATCGAAGCCGAAATGCGCCGGCTCGAGGTCGAAATGGCGACCGACGCGACCGATGAGATTCTCACGCGGTATTCTGAACTTCAGCACGAATTCGAGATAGAAGACGGATTCACCTACACGGCGCGCGCGGAAGCGATTCTTCTCGGACTCGGATTTCCGCGCGAGACGTGGGACCTGAAAACCGCGAATCTCTCCGGCGGGCAGAAGAACCGGCTTGGCTTGGCTCGCTTGCTGCTGGCGAACACCGACATTCTGCTTCTCGACGAACCGACGAATCACCTCGACGTCGAAGCGGTCGAATGGCTCGAGGATTTTCTCAAGTCGTACGATCGGACGTTCGTCCTGATCAGCCACGACCGTTACTTCCTCGACCGGACGTGCAACCGTATCATCGAGCTCGAACTCGGCCGCGCCGTCAGTTACAAAGGAAATTATTCGGAGTTTCTCGTCGAACGCGAGCTTCGCCGTGAACAGCAGCGGCGTGAGTTCGAGAATCAACAAGCGATGATCGCCAAGACCGAGGAGTTTATCCGACGAAACCTTGAGGGCCAGAAGACCAAGCAAGCGAAGTCGCGAAGGACATTGCTGCGGCGGATGGATCGGATCGAGGCCGTGTCATCCGACAAACCAAGCGGGAATTTCAATTTAAGAAAGGTCGAACGCGCCGGACAGAACGTGCTCGCGATCGAAGATCTGGCGATCGGCTACGGCGAAAAGATCCTCGCAAAAGACATCACGCTGACGCTCACCCGCGGCGAATGTCTCGGAATCATCGGTGGGAACGGAACCGGAAAGACGACCTTTCTCAAGACTATCCTCGGTACGATCCGCGAGATTTCCGGGAAGATGCTGTGGGGGGTGAAGACGAGCATCGGGTATTATTCGCAGAACCTCGACGATCTCGAGCCGCGCAATGAGATCATTCAGGAACTCCGCCGCGTCGCGCCTAACGCGGAAAACGGGGAGCTGCGGGGATTTCTGGCGCGGTTCCTTTTTTCGGGGGACGATGTTTTCAAACGGGTCGGTGATCTCTCGGGCGGCGAGAAGGGGCGGCTTGCTCTCGCGAAACTGATCTATTCGAATTTCAACGTGCTCGTACTTGACGAACCGACGAACCATCTCGACATACCTTCGCGAGAGGCGCTCGAAGCGGCGCTCGACGAGTTCGAGGGAACTATCATCGCGGTGAGTCACGACCGATTCTTTCTCGACAAGATCTCAACGCAGGTGCTGGCATTCGAACCCGACGGATCGATCGAGGTTTACAACGGCAACTACAGCGATTATCACGACTGGAAAGAGTCGCGTCGCGACGTGCGTTCACGCGAACGCACGTCGCCGACCGCGTCCGAAACCGCGCGCGAAGCGGGTTCTCCGTCAAATCTTGACGCGCGCCGGGACGATGCCGAGCCCGTACCGGAAAAACCGTCGAACCCGCTCGGGTTGTCAAAGAACCAACTGCAGCGCATCGAGAGCCGTATCTGCGAGATCGAGCGCGAGATCCCGAAACGCGAAGATGAACTCGCCAAACTCGGACTTGAAATGTCTCTCCCGGAGATCGCCTCCGATCACGCGCGCCTCGCTGCTTCGACTGCCCGTTACGCAACTCTCGAAACCGCGATCCAGAAACTCTACGAAGAATGGGACGATCTTTCAGCAAGGCTTTGATCGAGGGGTTTCCGGATCTCAGGTTTCAGGGATTTCAGAATTCCAGACATCAGGATTTCAGGATTCAGATCCGAAATCCCAAATCCTCGCACAAATTCCCCGATTTTACGGCACTCAATGCGGCTTTGCCGCCCGGATGTGCGGAAAGGCTGTGCCTTTCCGGGACGGGCTACTTGTCCACGCGGCTGCGCCGCCAATTGGCGAATTGCGGCAAAGCCGCAGGATTGCGGTAGCGTTGAAAGGAAAGGCCGAGCCTTTCCGCACATCCGGGCGGCAAGCCGCAAGAACGGCAAATAGATCAGCGTCACTTGCCGGGTTCGTTGGTGCAACACTTCGCGCGTTTTTCAAATCTCCCGAATCTTGAACGGAGAATCTTTATTCCCAAATCCCAAATCCCAAATCCCAAATCCCAAATCCCAAATCCAAAATCCCAATTCCAAAATCCCAAATCCGAAATCCCAAATCCCAAATCCGAAATCCGTCAGCTTTCCATCCTGTAGTTCGGCGCTTCTTTGGTGATGATGACATCGTGGACATGCGATTCGCGGAGGCCCGCCGACGTGATGCGGATGAACTTCGCCTTGCTCTGCATTTCGGCGATGTTCCGGCATCCGGTGTAACCCATCCCGCTCTTGAGCCCGCCGACGAGCTGCGTCACCATATCGGAAAGCGTTCCCTTGTATGCGACGCGTCCTTCGATTCCCTCGGGGACGTATTTCGAATCCGAAACCGTTCCCTCCTGCGCATATCGGTCGCTCGAACCCTTTTTCATCGCCCCGATCGACCCCATCCCGCGGTAAGTCTTGAAGTTGCGTCCCTGGAACAGGATAACCTCGCCCGGCGCTTCTTCCGTTCCTGCGAAAAGTGAGCCGACCATCACCGAATCCGCCCCGGCGGCGATCGCTTTAGCGACATCGCCGGAGAATTTGATCCCGCCGTCGGCGATCACCGGAACTCCCGTTCCTTTGGCTGCGGAAACGCATTCGACGATCGCCGTAACCTGCGGAACACCGGCGCCGGTCACGACCCGCGTCGTGCAGATACTGCCCGGACCGATCCCGACCTTGACGGCGTCGACCCCGGCATCGATCAGCGCCCGCGTCGCGTCCGCCGTGGCAACGTTCCCGGCGACGACCTGAATGTCTCCGAATCTGGCCTTGACTTGCCTGACCGCCTCGATCACACGCGATGAATGACCGTGCGCGGTGTCGATAACGATCGCGTCGGCGCGGGATTCGACCAAGGCCGAGGCGCGTTCGAGGAAATCTCCCGTCGCGCCGATCGCGGCGGCGACGCGAAGACGTCCGAGGTCGTCCTTGGCAGCGTGCGGATAGCGGATGGCCTTTTGAATGTCCTTGACGGTGATCAGTCCTTTGAGATGGCCGTCATCATCGACCACAAGCAGTTTTTCGATCCGGTGTTTCTGCAGTTTGACCTTCGCCCCGTCGAGCGTCGTCCCGACCGGAACGGTAACGAGCGGCTGCGGCGTCATTACTTCGGAGACCGGGATATCGAAACGCGTTTCGAAACGCAGGTCGCGGTTGGTGATGATGCCGACAAGAAAGCCGTTGAGATCCACGACCGGAACTCCGCTGATCTTGAATCGTTCCATTATGTCGAGCGCTTCCGAGACAAGCGCCGTATCGCGGATCGTCACGGGATCGACGATCATCCCGCTCTCTGAACGCTTGACCTTGTCGACTTCCTCCGCCTGCTCGCGAACCGAGTAGTTTTTGTGAATGACGCCGATTCCGCCCTGTTGTGCCAGCGCGATCGCGAGGTTGGCTTCCGTGACCGTGTCCATCGCCGACGAGCATAGCGGTATGTGGAGATCGATGCCGCGCGAGAAGAGCGTCCGGGTATCGGTTTCGCTCGGCAGAACGTCGGAATAGGCCGGGACGAGCAGGACGTCGTCGAATGTTAATCCTTCCTTTATTTCTTCGATGATCATATACAAATGTCGCCGACGGGTTTTACCGGCGGCCGTCCCGGATCGCGGGACTCTCTGAATAATAAAAAGCCCGCAAGCTTGCGGGCGCGGATTCGCGGACGATGAAATGATTCACAAACAAATGTCGTCAAACAGCATTTTCAAACTATCTCGCGGCGTTGATGTTCGCCTTGTTCGCGTTCGGGGCAACCGCATCCGGGGCCGTGATCTGTCCGCTTTGGACGATCTGCAAGAGATTCGACTTGTTGACCTCGAATTCAACCCCGTTTCCTTTGGCCGGAGCCGGCGGCGGCGCCACCTGTTTGCCATTGATCACAAGCTGAACTTTGTCGGCAAATCCGCGGTAGTATCTGAGCCTGACGGATTCCTGTCCGACATACGTCTCAGGAGCGTCGGGAGACACTTCCTTGCTTAGTTTCTTTCC
The DNA window shown above is from Acidobacteriota bacterium and carries:
- a CDS encoding RidA family protein, giving the protein MKEIVSTENAPGAIGPYSQAVKTGGFVFCSGQIPIDPATGEFVSSDVAEQTDQVLKNLSAVLEAAGSSLNDVVKTTVFLADMGDFGAMNEVYGKYFSDNKPARATVQAARLPRDARVEIECVATA
- a CDS encoding 50S ribosomal protein L28, producing MAKRCDVCGKGPQFGNNVSHANNKTRRRFNPNLQSIRVQLPTGGNGRKKVCTRCIKSGKIVKAA
- a CDS encoding SurA N-terminal domain-containing protein; this encodes MRKANFTILSVAVLAVLALTGCPGGPGNNNAGTTGGIDPNEAAATVNGKVIKLEEVERLLKQQAQGQEGKLSPLELAGARLQILQELIQQEVMFQKAEKEGTVPTEDEITGEYNKAKTQSGMSAEQWDKMLKDNGQTEATAREAVKKKIATDKLVEKVTGKIDAPKDSEIEAFFNGNKESFKNKRGAQLAAIVIDPADVGQGDTTKNEVEANQKAKEVGQRVLSGADFATVARESSEESNTRLSGGDWRYFTEEEMKQAFGANVADYVMNKMQNGQVIPSAIPFEGKILIVKLQRKQEKDEDRTLDSPDVRTEITNYLINSRKQLLAASYQAIAMNEAKIVNNLAQKVVANPNDLSGARPASSETPAPANTNTNTNSNVSNVNASNTKANVKPAANTAKSNTNK
- a CDS encoding ABC-F family ATP-binding cassette domain-containing protein; this translates as MLFRLSDVYKGYSAREILRGVSFQVNKNEKIGLVGRNGAGKTTVFKLVTGEEAADSGEVIKINGLTVGLLAQHVDFHDSDTVHTSALSAFQKIHDIEAEMRRLEVEMATDATDEILTRYSELQHEFEIEDGFTYTARAEAILLGLGFPRETWDLKTANLSGGQKNRLGLARLLLANTDILLLDEPTNHLDVEAVEWLEDFLKSYDRTFVLISHDRYFLDRTCNRIIELELGRAVSYKGNYSEFLVERELRREQQRREFENQQAMIAKTEEFIRRNLEGQKTKQAKSRRTLLRRMDRIEAVSSDKPSGNFNLRKVERAGQNVLAIEDLAIGYGEKILAKDITLTLTRGECLGIIGGNGTGKTTFLKTILGTIREISGKMLWGVKTSIGYYSQNLDDLEPRNEIIQELRRVAPNAENGELRGFLARFLFSGDDVFKRVGDLSGGEKGRLALAKLIYSNFNVLVLDEPTNHLDIPSREALEAALDEFEGTIIAVSHDRFFLDKISTQVLAFEPDGSIEVYNGNYSDYHDWKESRRDVRSRERTSPTASETAREAGSPSNLDARRDDAEPVPEKPSNPLGLSKNQLQRIESRICEIEREIPKREDELAKLGLEMSLPEIASDHARLAASTARYATLETAIQKLYEEWDDLSARL
- the guaB gene encoding IMP dehydrogenase, which produces MIIEEIKEGLTFDDVLLVPAYSDVLPSETDTRTLFSRGIDLHIPLCSSAMDTVTEANLAIALAQQGGIGVIHKNYSVREQAEEVDKVKRSESGMIVDPVTIRDTALVSEALDIMERFKISGVPVVDLNGFLVGIITNRDLRFETRFDIPVSEVMTPQPLVTVPVGTTLDGAKVKLQKHRIEKLLVVDDDGHLKGLITVKDIQKAIRYPHAAKDDLGRLRVAAAIGATGDFLERASALVESRADAIVIDTAHGHSSRVIEAVRQVKARFGDIQVVAGNVATADATRALIDAGVDAVKVGIGPGSICTTRVVTGAGVPQVTAIVECVSAAKGTGVPVIADGGIKFSGDVAKAIAAGADSVMVGSLFAGTEEAPGEVILFQGRNFKTYRGMGSIGAMKKGSSDRYAQEGTVSDSKYVPEGIEGRVAYKGTLSDMVTQLVGGLKSGMGYTGCRNIAEMQSKAKFIRITSAGLRESHVHDVIITKEAPNYRMES